A region of Nitrospirota bacterium DNA encodes the following proteins:
- a CDS encoding thioredoxin domain-containing protein yields MTARSPQGSSEPTVSTAGRAVGVPWPALLACLTLLLSVGGVLRNDAAGADLRVRGNSDAPVTLIEYSDFTCGYCLKFFRETWPRIQAKYVETGKVRFVYRDYPRADQGPGLDAAVAARCAGDQGRYWAMHDRLFADGGRLDAATFDRHAKALGLDAASFSTCMRDGRHVDSIFHDRQEGTSWGFRGTPGFVLMLTRDGRGGDAAVTIPGAFPYQVFEEEIERLLARTHPRGKSGA; encoded by the coding sequence GTGACGGCGCGATCCCCACAGGGATCGAGTGAACCGACCGTCTCGACAGCGGGACGAGCGGTGGGGGTACCCTGGCCTGCGCTGTTGGCCTGCTTGACGCTGCTGCTGTCGGTCGGCGGCGTTTTGCGGAACGACGCGGCGGGTGCGGATCTTCGGGTCCGCGGGAATTCGGATGCGCCGGTGACCTTGATTGAATACTCGGATTTCACCTGCGGGTACTGCCTCAAATTCTTCCGCGAGACCTGGCCCCGTATTCAGGCCAAGTATGTCGAGACCGGCAAGGTCCGATTCGTCTATCGGGACTATCCCCGCGCCGACCAGGGTCCGGGACTGGATGCGGCGGTGGCCGCGCGTTGTGCCGGAGATCAGGGCCGCTACTGGGCCATGCACGATCGCTTATTTGCGGACGGCGGACGGCTCGACGCCGCGACGTTCGACCGGCACGCCAAGGCGCTGGGGTTGGATGCCGCGAGTTTCTCGACCTGCATGCGCGACGGCCGGCATGTGGATTCGATCTTCCACGATCGGCAGGAGGGAACCAGTTGGGGATTCCGCGGGACGCCGGGCTTCGTCCTGATGTTGACGAGGGACGGGCGCGGCGGAGACGCGGCCGTCACGATTCCGGGGGCGTTCCCTTATCAGGTGTTTGAAGAAGAGATCGAACGGCTGCTGGCGCGGACGCACCCGCGAGGCAAGAGCGGCGCGTAA
- a CDS encoding deoxyhypusine synthase family protein has product MPAREFHDGAKDGLEALEPLDPDNIKSFSDLLAAMRKTAFGGRRLGEAFEVLVAMIEDPECSVVLTLSGAMTIAKMGKIISSMIDHGMVQVIVSTGALIAHGLSESIGKVHYRHRPSMSDEELFRKGYNRVYDTLEMEANLNYVEHVVSQTLKRINADQPLSSEILTHELGRTLAEEYEGSGILKSAYLKNVPVYIPAFTDSEMGLDVGTWAMGKAADLARAQAQGGGDLAVLRALHRSCPAFNPYLDLNSYTDHVLSAKRLGIFTIGGGVPRNWAQQVGPYIEIGNMRLGLNVKPPRFQYGVRICPEPDYWGGLSGCTYQEGISWGKFVPPEEGGRFAEVLSDATVVWPLLMMGLMERFGQKGKPA; this is encoded by the coding sequence ATGCCCGCACGTGAATTCCACGACGGCGCGAAAGACGGGTTGGAGGCGCTCGAGCCTCTTGATCCCGACAACATCAAATCCTTTTCGGACCTCCTGGCCGCCATGCGGAAGACCGCCTTCGGAGGCAGGCGCTTGGGCGAAGCCTTCGAGGTGCTGGTGGCAATGATCGAGGATCCGGAGTGTTCGGTCGTCCTGACGCTGTCCGGCGCCATGACGATCGCCAAAATGGGCAAGATCATCAGCAGCATGATCGATCATGGGATGGTCCAGGTCATCGTCTCGACCGGCGCGTTGATCGCCCACGGACTCAGCGAGTCCATCGGCAAGGTGCACTATCGTCACCGTCCGTCGATGAGCGATGAGGAGTTGTTTCGCAAGGGCTATAATCGGGTGTACGATACTTTGGAGATGGAAGCCAACCTCAACTACGTGGAACACGTGGTGTCGCAGACGCTCAAGCGGATCAACGCCGATCAGCCGCTTTCCTCGGAAATCCTGACCCATGAATTGGGGCGGACGTTGGCCGAGGAGTATGAAGGCAGCGGCATTCTGAAAAGCGCGTATCTGAAGAACGTCCCGGTGTATATCCCGGCCTTCACCGATTCTGAAATGGGGCTGGATGTGGGCACCTGGGCGATGGGCAAAGCCGCGGATTTGGCTCGAGCTCAGGCGCAGGGCGGCGGCGATCTCGCGGTGTTGCGGGCGCTTCATCGGTCATGCCCGGCATTCAATCCCTATCTGGATTTGAACAGCTACACGGACCACGTCCTTTCGGCCAAGCGGCTGGGCATTTTCACGATCGGCGGCGGGGTGCCGCGGAACTGGGCGCAGCAAGTCGGGCCGTATATCGAGATCGGGAACATGCGGCTGGGGTTGAACGTCAAGCCGCCGCGATTCCAGTACGGGGTGCGGATCTGCCCTGAGCCCGATTACTGGGGAGGGTTGAGCGGCTGCACGTATCAGGAGGGGATCTCCTGGGGAAAGTTCGTGCCTCCCGAGGAAGGCGGCCGTTTCGCCGAGGTGTTGAGCGATGCCACGGTGGTCTGGCCGCTGCTGATGATGGGGTTGATGGAGCGGTTCGGGCAGAAGGGGAAGCCCGCGTGA
- a CDS encoding S16 family serine protease, with the protein MAISSPALARSFQDEVQLRKQIIPILGTAFDRDRKPIGVVAQLQVSLASRKDRNGMEVTFESNPGRFSIRAQVAVVTAINRAARLAGLNTDSWSVSLTVPYEGVTIYGESLSAMVGLTVVALAKGDFVQPARVLTGTVTRDGHIGAVGGISLKLAAARDQNLRRVLVPEEYDVADGDWETPFLLQVSPVGSVTTAYEALTDRPLQVETSSDFPLSED; encoded by the coding sequence GTGGCGATCAGCTCACCTGCTCTGGCGCGGTCGTTTCAGGACGAAGTCCAGCTCCGCAAGCAAATCATTCCGATCCTGGGCACCGCCTTCGATCGTGACAGAAAACCGATCGGGGTGGTCGCCCAACTACAGGTTTCCCTGGCGAGCCGCAAGGACCGCAACGGGATGGAGGTCACCTTTGAGTCCAATCCGGGACGATTTTCGATTCGGGCGCAGGTGGCCGTTGTGACCGCGATCAATCGGGCGGCTCGGCTGGCCGGTCTGAATACGGATTCCTGGAGTGTTTCGTTGACCGTGCCATATGAAGGGGTCACCATCTACGGCGAGAGTCTGTCCGCCATGGTCGGCCTGACGGTGGTCGCCTTGGCGAAAGGCGATTTCGTTCAGCCGGCCCGCGTGCTGACCGGAACCGTCACCCGGGACGGGCACATCGGCGCGGTCGGCGGCATTTCGCTCAAGTTGGCGGCCGCGCGGGATCAGAACCTGCGTCGGGTCCTGGTGCCGGAGGAGTATGACGTCGCTGATGGCGATTGGGAGACTCCCTTCCTGTTGCAGGTATCTCCTGTGGGAAGCGTCACGACCGCCTACGAGGCGTTGACCGACCGGCCGCTCCAGGTTGAAACGTCTTCGGACTTTCCGCTCTCTGAAGACTGA
- a CDS encoding PilZ domain-containing protein, with the protein MYCRVRPRHLVDCLVSCSGDGPLEAEGRVFDVSVPGCWCPSRKPLVPGQYVQARLRLPIPEKSIAVRLAAVTWTHGARVGLEILMMDAEDKARLMQYLESQVCLPRYLRVRLQELVVATGTG; encoded by the coding sequence ATGTACTGCCGTGTGCGTCCTCGCCACTTAGTGGATTGCCTCGTGTCCTGCTCGGGGGATGGGCCGCTTGAGGCCGAAGGGCGTGTGTTTGATGTGTCAGTGCCGGGCTGTTGGTGCCCCAGCCGCAAGCCTTTGGTTCCTGGGCAGTATGTCCAAGCCCGTCTCCGCTTGCCGATCCCCGAAAAATCGATCGCGGTGCGCCTTGCAGCCGTGACGTGGACCCACGGGGCCCGCGTCGGCTTGGAAATCCTGATGATGGATGCCGAGGACAAGGCGCGCTTGATGCAATATCTGGAATCGCAGGTCTGCCTGCCGCGGTACCTTCGAGTCCGGCTTCAGGAGTTGGTCGTGGCAACGGGAACAGGCTGA
- a CDS encoding helix-turn-helix domain-containing protein yields the protein MTNHALTIRQVAEYLQVTEKTIYKLAWAGRLPGFKVGNTWRFKREDIDKWIESNKRKAVKPKPR from the coding sequence GTGACCAACCACGCCCTCACTATCCGGCAGGTGGCTGAATACCTCCAAGTGACTGAAAAGACCATTTACAAACTCGCCTGGGCTGGCCGGCTCCCCGGGTTTAAGGTCGGTAACACCTGGCGCTTCAAACGAGAAGACATTGACAAATGGATCGAGTCGAATAAGCGGAAAGCAGTGAAGCCAAAGCCTCGTTGA